In Panthera leo isolate Ple1 chromosome E3, P.leo_Ple1_pat1.1, whole genome shotgun sequence, a genomic segment contains:
- the CLDN4 gene encoding claudin-4, whose product MASMGLQVMGIALAVLGWLGAILSCALPMWRVTAFIGSNIVTSQTIWEGLWMNCVVQSTGQMQCKVYDSLLALPQDLQAARALMVVCIILAVLGVLLSVVGGKCTNCVEDESAKAKTMIVAGVVFILAGLLVMVPVSWTANNIIRDFYNPLVASGQKREMGASLYVGWAASGLLLLGGALLCCNCPPRTDKPYSAKYSAARSAPASNYV is encoded by the coding sequence ATGGCCTCCATGGGACTACAGGTGATGGGCATCGCGCTGGCCGTGCTGGGCTGGCTGGGCGCCATACTGAGCTGCGCGCTGCCCATGTGGCGCGTGACGGCCTTCATCGGCAGCAACATCGTCACGTCGCAGACCATCTGGGAGGGCCTGTGGATGAACTGCGTGGTGCAGAGCACCGGCCAGATGCAGTGCAAGGTATACGACTCGCTGCTGGCGCTGCCCCAGGACCTGCAGGCGGCCCGCGCCCTCATGGTCGTCTGCATCATCCTGGCCGTGCTGGGCGTGCTGCTGTCCGTGGTGGGCGGCAAGTGCACCAACTGTGTGGAGGACGAGAGCGCCAAGGCCAAGACCATGATCGTGGCGGGCGTGGTGTTCATTCTGGCCGGCCTGCTGGTAATGGTGCCGGTGTCCTGGACGGCCAACAACATCATCCGGGACTTCTACAACCCGCTGGTGGCTTCCGGCCAGAAGCGGGAGATGGGTGCCTCTCTGTACGTCGGCTGGGCCGCCTCGGGCCTGCTGCTCCTCGGGGGGGCCCTGCTGTGCTGCAATTGCCCACCGCGCACCGACAAGCCCTACTCGGCCAAGTACTCTGCCGCCCGCTCCGCCCCGGCCAGCAACTACGTGTAA